In Acidobacteriota bacterium, the DNA window ACGTGCCGATGGAGGCCAACGCCATCTTCGATGTCGTGCGTCACGGCAGCGTGTTGTCTCTGGTGGAGGGGCTGGAGGTATTCACGGTGCGCGTGCCGCGGGCACTGACAGGCAAGTCCATCGCCGACTGCAACCTGCGACGCGAGACGGGATGTAACGTGCTGGCGGTGAGAGCGGCCGGCGGCGCGGCGGCGCCCC includes these proteins:
- a CDS encoding TrkA C-terminal domain-containing protein, yielding MSYVPMEANAIFDVVRHGSVLSLVEGLEVFTVRVPRALTGKSIADCNLRRETGCNVLAVRAAGGAAAPPDINAALLADSELVLIGDREDERRFFERYGKRPLR